CGCCCCGGCTTTGTCCATTAGCTCCCGAGCATAGTCATCGAGCTCCCCCGTCGTAACTCCCGGTGTCGCCGCGCGCGCTAGCTCATCCCGAATTTTTGCGGCGATCTGTCCGCTGGCTCGCATGCGATCCAGCTCCTCCGAAGTCTTGACGATAATCATGCGGGGCGCCCGAGGTGGCGGAGGATCGCCTGCTCCGTTTCGATGCGATCGGTCGAGTCGACTTCGACAAAAAGCCCTTTCCGCTTATAGTAATCGACAAGGGGCGCGGTCTCCCGTTGGAAGACATCCAAACGGTTCGCGACGGTCGCTTCATTGTCATCTGGGCGCTGATACACCTCGCCTCCGCACAGATCGCAGACACCGTCGACCTTCGGCCGCATGCCGATCATGTTGTACACAGCGCCACACCGACGACACACCCGCCGGTTCGAAATCCGGCGAATAATCAGGTCGCGCGGCACGACAAGGGAGAAAACGTGCGTCAGCGTACCGCCCACCTCGGCCAATAGCGCGTCGAAAAGTTCGGCCTGGCGAACATTCCGAGGGAATCCGTCAAACATATAAAGGGCATCCGAGCGACCCGCGAGCAGCTTCTCTCGGACAATTCGCAGAATGACCTCGTCCGGAACCAGTTCGCCCCTTTCCATGTAGGCCTTGGCCTCGAGTCCGACCGGAGTGCCTGCGCGAACCGCCTCGCGAAGCATGTCTCCGGTGGAAATGTGTTCAATCCCGAGCCGCCGCTTCAAATCCTCGGCCACCGTTCCTTTTCCCGCCCCCGGCGCACCCAGCAAGATGATGGCTTCCATACAAAGGAATCTCCGCCTACTTGGCGCGCCCTCGCAGCCGTCCTCTCTTGAGGAATCCGTCGTAATGCCGCATGACGAGGTGGGACTCAACCTGCCTCATTGTGTCGAGCATGACGCCGACTGTGATCAACATGCTCGTGCCCCCGAAGAAATGGGCGACGATCCATGGGATGCGGAACTGTTGGGCAAGCACGGTCGGCAGCACCGCGATCACCGCCAGAAAGATGGCCCCAGCCAGGGTGATTCGCGTCATCGTTCGGTCCAAAAACTCCGCCGTGGGCTTGCCCGGCCGGATGCCGGGGACATAACCGCCGTATTTTTTCAGGTCGTCGGCGATCTGGATCGGGTTGAACTGCGTTGCGACCCAGAAATAGGAGAAGAAGATGATCAGCAGCGCGAAGAGAAAATTGTGCGTGAAAGTTCCGTAGTTGAGGGCGGCGGCCAGCGATTGGAAAAATCCACCCGGGATCATTCCGAAAATTTTTGTCGGGAACATCAGAATGGCCTGCGCGAAAATGATGGGCATCACGCCGGAATAATTCACGCGCAGCGGCATGTAGGTGCTTTGCCCGCCATACACCTTCTGGCCGATCACCCGCTTCGCATATTGGACGGGAATCTTGCGCTGAGCCTGAGTCACCGCAACCACTGCGGCAATCACAAAAAAGATCATGATAAGCAGGCCGATTGCGTGGAAAGCTCCGAACTGCGCGATCCCGTCGATAGGACGAAACATGTTGATCGACGCCTGAATGGCGCCCGGAAGCTGGCTGACAATCCCGACGGTGATGATGATGGAGACGCCATTGCCGATGCCCCGTTCAGTAATCTGCTCGCCCAGCCACATCAGCAACATCGTGCCGGTCGTCATGGTGAGCACTGCCATCAACCGAAATCCCCACCCCGGCGCGATCACGATATCGCGGGTGATCCCCAGCGCCTCGGGATTTTCGAGCGTGACGGCCATGGCATAGCCCTGCACGATGCACAGAACCACGGTGAGATAGCGTGAATACTGCGTCAGCTTCTGCCGGCCGGTCTCGCCCTCTCGCGCCAGCCGCTCCAGATGAGGGATCACGGCGGTCATGAGTTGGAGGATGATCGATGCGCTGATGTAGGGCATCACGCCGAGCGCGCCGACCGCGCAGTTCTCGAGCGCGCCCCCGCTGAACAGGTCGAAGAGGCCGACAAAGGTTCCCCCCGCCATGCGGCGCACGGATTCCATGAATTCCTGAAGGGCCGCCGCATCAACGCCCGGTGTGGGCACCGCGGCAATGAGCCGACAGATGAAGATGATCCCGAACGTGAACAGGATGCGAGCCCGGAGCTCGGGGATGCGCATGCTGTTGGCGAAAGCCGAAAGCATAATCGGGCAGTCAGTTGATTACTTCACACGTTCCGCCCACGGCTTCGATCTTGGCTTTGGCGGACGCGCTGAAAGCATGCGCCTTGACACGGAGGGCCCGGTCAATCGTTCCCGTACCCAGGACTTTGACGCGCGCGCCGGCGCCCGAGAAAAGCCCCGCCTCGCGCATGCGGTCGGGTGTGACCTCGCTGCCTGGCTCGAAGTTGGTCAACTGTTGCAGGTTTACGGGCGTATAGGGAATCTTCGCTCCCCGATTGAATCCACGCTTGGGCATGCGCCGGATCAGCGGCATCTGGCCACCCTCAAACGTGGATTTGTACTTATGGCCGGAACGCCCGTACTGCCCCTTGGTTCCGCGTCCCGACGTTTTGCCGTGACCCGACGATTCGCCGCACCCGACCCGCTTCCTGCGACGGACCGCCCCCGGAACATGCTTAAGCGTGTGCAGTTTCATAACCATCCTTTCAGGCCGCGTCCTCGCTGCGCAGCGCCGCGATCTCCTCGCGCGACTGAAGGGACTGGAGAGCCTTCACGGTTGCGCGAACGACGTTCAACGGATTGTTGCTCCCCATGGACTTGGCTAAGACGTCGCGGATGCCAGCCAACTCGATGACGGCGCGCATGCCACCCCCGGCGATGACGCCCGTGCCCGGCGAGGCCGGCCGCATGAACACCTTCGCGCCGCCGAACCGCGCCTCCACCTCGTGGGGAATGGTGCGGTCCTTCATGGTGACGCGGAACATCGACCGCTTCGCCATTTCCGTCCCCTTGCGGATCGCATCCGCGGCCTCATTGGCCTTTCCCAGCGCATATCCGACGCGGCCCTCCCGATCCCCCACCACGATCAACGCGCTGAAGCTGAAGCGGCGACCGCCCTTCACCACCTTGGCGCAGCGATTTACGTGGATCACCCGCTCTTCAAGATTATCGATCGACTCTTTTTCCTTCACGCTGTGCCTCCGCTAAAACTGAAGCCCCGCTTCGCGCGCGGCATCGGCCAGCGCCCGGATTCGACCGCCGTACGTGAACCCTCCCCGGTCAAAGACAACCCGGGTGATGCCCTTCTCGAGGGCCGCCTGCGCGGCGAGTCGCCCGAGCTTCTGGGCGGTCTCGCGGTTGAGCTTCGCGCCGTCGAATTCCGCCGCGAGGGTCGAGCACTGCGCGAGCGTGCGGCCCGAACTGTCATCAATGAACTGCACGTACAGATGCCGGTTCGAGACGTACACGCTCATACGAGGCCGCTCGGGCGTGCCCACGACCTTCTGTCGGAGCCGAAGATGCCGGCGTTTCCGATAATCCTGCTTCGTTCTCACTCTCATGGTTACGCCACCGCCTTCCCGGCCTTCCGGC
This genomic interval from Kiritimatiellia bacterium contains the following:
- a CDS encoding adenylate kinase translates to MEAIILLGAPGAGKGTVAEDLKRRLGIEHISTGDMLREAVRAGTPVGLEAKAYMERGELVPDEVILRIVREKLLAGRSDALYMFDGFPRNVRQAELFDALLAEVGGTLTHVFSLVVPRDLIIRRISNRRVCRRCGAVYNMIGMRPKVDGVCDLCGGEVYQRPDDNEATVANRLDVFQRETAPLVDYYKRKGLFVEVDSTDRIETEQAILRHLGRPA
- the secY gene encoding preprotein translocase subunit SecY, whose translation is MLSAFANSMRIPELRARILFTFGIIFICRLIAAVPTPGVDAAALQEFMESVRRMAGGTFVGLFDLFSGGALENCAVGALGVMPYISASIILQLMTAVIPHLERLAREGETGRQKLTQYSRYLTVVLCIVQGYAMAVTLENPEALGITRDIVIAPGWGFRLMAVLTMTTGTMLLMWLGEQITERGIGNGVSIIITVGIVSQLPGAIQASINMFRPIDGIAQFGAFHAIGLLIMIFFVIAAVVAVTQAQRKIPVQYAKRVIGQKVYGGQSTYMPLRVNYSGVMPIIFAQAILMFPTKIFGMIPGGFFQSLAAALNYGTFTHNFLFALLIIFFSYFWVATQFNPIQIADDLKKYGGYVPGIRPGKPTAEFLDRTMTRITLAGAIFLAVIAVLPTVLAQQFRIPWIVAHFFGGTSMLITVGVMLDTMRQVESHLVMRHYDGFLKRGRLRGRAK
- the rplO gene encoding 50S ribosomal protein L15, which gives rise to MKLHTLKHVPGAVRRRKRVGCGESSGHGKTSGRGTKGQYGRSGHKYKSTFEGGQMPLIRRMPKRGFNRGAKIPYTPVNLQQLTNFEPGSEVTPDRMREAGLFSGAGARVKVLGTGTIDRALRVKAHAFSASAKAKIEAVGGTCEVIN
- the rpsE gene encoding 30S ribosomal protein S5, whose translation is MKEKESIDNLEERVIHVNRCAKVVKGGRRFSFSALIVVGDREGRVGYALGKANEAADAIRKGTEMAKRSMFRVTMKDRTIPHEVEARFGGAKVFMRPASPGTGVIAGGGMRAVIELAGIRDVLAKSMGSNNPLNVVRATVKALQSLQSREEIAALRSEDAA
- the rplR gene encoding 50S ribosomal protein L18, which translates into the protein MRVRTKQDYRKRRHLRLRQKVVGTPERPRMSVYVSNRHLYVQFIDDSSGRTLAQCSTLAAEFDGAKLNRETAQKLGRLAAQAALEKGITRVVFDRGGFTYGGRIRALADAAREAGLQF